Proteins from a single region of Acidianus ambivalens:
- a CDS encoding saccharopine dehydrogenase family protein, translating into MRITILGGSGLIGRVITKELMKDHDVTVIDIVKSPLDVNYVYGDLNNIDDIASKIKNSDYVINAAQYYFNLNAMKASLKAGVNYIDLGGLFWMTRKQLDLNKDFEKEGLLALIGMGAEPGITNVIARYFYEKFGTPIAIKLRDGWINYSDNIDWSIDTQLDEMTLDVPVFEKGEYRYYKPLSRFEDVEFSIGKIRVYLTIHSELATFPSSFEGVKFVDWMEGGTGFENVAFLSKIFGDDIEVLGIRSRKYLREILKVKGLLGYKDGKPNEVEAGKVIFEYDNREVSMEFVSTPKGEFDGTQYMTGIAPVIAVNMKVKGEGVLPPEKVVNPSEFLPELKRKDIKLIYQERDIY; encoded by the coding sequence ATGAGAATAACAATACTCGGCGGTTCTGGATTAATAGGAAGAGTAATTACCAAAGAGTTAATGAAAGATCATGACGTTACAGTAATTGATATAGTAAAATCGCCACTTGACGTTAATTACGTTTACGGGGATTTAAATAATATAGATGATATTGCAAGTAAAATAAAGAATTCCGATTATGTCATTAATGCAGCACAATATTATTTCAATTTGAATGCAATGAAAGCATCATTAAAAGCTGGAGTTAATTATATCGACTTAGGTGGTCTATTTTGGATGACCAGAAAACAGCTGGACTTAAATAAGGATTTCGAAAAGGAAGGATTATTAGCATTAATAGGCATGGGTGCAGAGCCCGGAATAACTAATGTTATTGCAAGATACTTCTACGAAAAATTCGGAACGCCTATTGCAATAAAGCTTAGGGATGGATGGATAAACTATAGCGATAACATTGACTGGAGTATAGATACGCAATTAGATGAAATGACGTTAGACGTTCCAGTATTTGAAAAAGGAGAATACAGATATTATAAACCGCTTTCAAGATTTGAAGACGTAGAGTTTAGCATAGGTAAGATAAGAGTTTACTTAACAATACATAGCGAATTAGCTACTTTCCCTTCATCCTTTGAGGGAGTAAAGTTCGTAGATTGGATGGAAGGAGGTACAGGGTTTGAGAACGTAGCGTTTTTATCAAAAATATTTGGAGATGACATAGAGGTTTTAGGAATAAGAAGTAGAAAATATTTAAGGGAAATATTGAAGGTCAAGGGACTTCTAGGATATAAAGATGGAAAGCCTAATGAAGTAGAGGCAGGTAAAGTAATATTTGAATACGATAATAGAGAAGTTTCCATGGAATTCGTATCTACTCCTAAAGGTGAGTTTGATGGAACTCAATATATGACTGGAATTGCTCCAGTAATTGCAGTAAATATGAAGGTTAAAGGTGAGGGAGTATTACCTCCAGAGAAAGTTGTTAATCCTAGTGAGTTTTTACCAGAATTAAAGAGAAAGGATATAAAATTAATATATCAAGAACGAGATATATATTAA
- a CDS encoding APC family permease: MASKKVQKSLFARESSGLVREINWLTAMFISMGFIAFYVLPISYLSGLFISPNGLIVIGALLSWIVLLPHAYLWTKISETYQRTAADYVFASRVLHPAIGVGVGLVFGISQMIFDAAIVYDGVGQLQTGFSALAVNFGQPYMGIASFLTNPMIILLIGAITFSIVIAINIFLPRFTNQIMGAITIIALITFITTGVLMHFVSPYAITRAGYDYSSIISSASKANPLFSNPALATIGLMVFTASFLPFVNGATSVAGEVKGGSKAFRMGVLMALVAAGILITFFIASSVSSLPSSFYIGSGVLGYSNLLNPVFDVVVSNPNLPLDLFLVIGSYFWYLAIMFAVALFVSRYFMAVAFDKALPTIVSYVSEKYHSPVVAHLIDEIITISSLVIITVTPLSSAFFYGMDTADAMALLFGFIIVILASIVSISLKRGFQFNGNKYFMLAVSIVDLIVMSIYAYYWFGNSTIYLGINMNAETWAIIASPFIAGIIIYFMMRAYRLKKEGIDINYTFKEIPPE, encoded by the coding sequence ATGGCGTCTAAAAAAGTCCAAAAATCCCTCTTTGCGAGGGAATCTTCTGGACTAGTAAGAGAAATAAATTGGCTCACAGCTATGTTCATAAGCATGGGATTTATTGCATTCTATGTTCTTCCAATATCTTACTTATCTGGACTTTTCATATCGCCTAATGGTTTAATTGTAATAGGGGCACTACTTAGCTGGATAGTACTACTACCTCATGCGTATTTATGGACAAAAATAAGTGAAACGTATCAAAGAACCGCCGCAGATTACGTATTCGCTAGCAGAGTATTGCATCCAGCCATAGGAGTAGGTGTCGGTCTTGTATTTGGTATATCTCAAATGATATTCGATGCAGCAATAGTTTATGATGGAGTAGGACAATTACAAACCGGATTTTCGGCTTTAGCTGTTAACTTCGGACAGCCATACATGGGAATCGCGTCTTTTCTAACTAATCCAATGATAATTCTATTAATAGGAGCTATAACGTTCTCTATAGTAATAGCAATAAATATCTTCTTACCTAGATTTACTAACCAAATAATGGGAGCTATAACAATAATAGCCTTAATTACTTTTATAACGACCGGCGTTCTTATGCACTTTGTTAGTCCATACGCTATTACAAGAGCAGGGTATGATTATTCTAGTATAATATCTTCTGCATCTAAAGCAAATCCTTTATTTTCTAATCCAGCATTGGCCACAATAGGTTTGATGGTATTTACTGCAAGCTTCTTACCATTCGTTAACGGTGCTACTTCCGTAGCGGGAGAAGTAAAAGGTGGTAGCAAAGCTTTCAGAATGGGGGTTTTAATGGCACTAGTAGCAGCTGGAATTCTAATAACGTTCTTCATAGCCAGTAGCGTAAGCTCCTTACCTTCATCTTTCTATATAGGCTCTGGAGTGTTAGGCTATAGTAATTTACTTAATCCGGTATTTGATGTAGTAGTTAGTAATCCTAATCTACCTTTAGATTTATTTTTAGTTATAGGATCGTATTTCTGGTATCTTGCTATAATGTTTGCTGTTGCCTTATTCGTATCGAGGTACTTTATGGCTGTAGCTTTTGATAAGGCTCTACCAACTATAGTATCTTACGTATCTGAGAAATATCATTCTCCAGTAGTTGCTCACTTAATAGATGAGATCATAACAATCTCTTCATTAGTTATAATTACTGTAACACCTTTAAGTAGTGCGTTCTTTTACGGCATGGACACTGCAGATGCTATGGCTCTACTTTTCGGTTTTATAATAGTAATATTAGCTTCTATAGTCTCTATATCCTTAAAAAGAGGTTTCCAATTTAATGGAAATAAATACTTTATGTTAGCAGTTTCTATTGTAGACTTAATAGTAATGTCAATATATGCATACTATTGGTTTGGAAATTCTACAATATATTTAGGCATTAATATGAATGCTGAAACTTGGGCAATAATAGCGTCACCGTTCATTGCCGGTATAATAATATATTTCATGATGAGAGCATACAGACTTAAAAAAGAGGGAATTGATATAAATTATACATTCAAGGAGATTCCTCCAGAATAA
- a CDS encoding APC family permease, with protein MENRKKTLFIRESSGLVREVSPWSSMLATFALVTGGVPILIISWLWLAPGIDWTLAYLITLVPTLAMASLFYIAGISMPRSGGDYVFNSRAIHPAVGFVNYFGLFVAFALSLGLYSELGARWFAYLFSGLGMFIGNQQLVNIGCFFSGTLGSVTVGIVIIVISAILAMSGKNVWKFTLISGIISFISTAVLFYVLSTINPGEFSSALSSFTGIPNAYQSVISFAKSCGLSFVANPITAAVLGIPVIWYYYTWYNLPASWSGEMKNVRINVFYSIIIALIIIGAYYILFTQLNINAFGEDFLTSWGYIACNGLNDTVYTSLSSISTFTPFFALLVNKSIPLYIIMFIAFWLPNFYSNPPLIVALTRYLFAWSFDRIMPSWLADVNDKFHVPLKATALVSAIGFAGVLLYALVPGISIVDVTVIFEISYAIFALSVGLMPYLKREVYENSVPIKRRILGIPIVTWLGLPTFAFLIYALYITWGNPVLLPINIPTIASLTAIYATGLVIYYVATRLNKDKGIDLGLIFREIPPE; from the coding sequence ATGGAGAATAGGAAGAAAACTCTATTCATTAGAGAATCATCAGGTTTAGTTAGGGAAGTAAGTCCTTGGTCTTCTATGTTAGCAACCTTCGCCTTAGTTACTGGAGGAGTCCCAATACTAATTATCTCTTGGCTGTGGCTAGCTCCAGGAATAGATTGGACTCTTGCGTATTTGATAACTTTAGTACCTACTTTAGCTATGGCTTCATTATTTTACATTGCGGGAATTTCGATGCCTAGATCCGGAGGAGATTATGTTTTTAATAGTAGGGCAATTCATCCAGCAGTAGGATTTGTTAATTATTTTGGATTATTCGTTGCCTTTGCTCTTTCCTTAGGTCTCTACAGCGAATTAGGAGCCAGATGGTTTGCTTATCTATTCTCTGGACTTGGTATGTTCATTGGTAATCAGCAATTGGTTAATATTGGTTGTTTCTTTTCTGGGACTTTAGGTAGCGTAACTGTAGGAATTGTAATAATAGTAATTTCCGCAATATTGGCAATGTCAGGTAAAAATGTATGGAAATTTACACTAATAAGTGGTATTATTAGCTTTATCTCTACTGCTGTGTTATTTTATGTATTATCTACAATTAATCCTGGAGAATTTTCGTCTGCATTATCAAGTTTTACTGGAATTCCAAATGCATATCAAAGCGTAATATCTTTTGCAAAATCTTGCGGATTATCGTTTGTAGCAAATCCAATAACTGCTGCAGTCTTGGGAATTCCAGTTATTTGGTATTATTATACATGGTACAATTTACCGGCATCGTGGTCTGGAGAAATGAAGAACGTAAGAATTAATGTATTCTATTCAATAATAATTGCATTAATAATAATAGGAGCGTATTATATACTCTTCACGCAACTTAATATTAATGCGTTTGGGGAGGATTTCCTAACATCCTGGGGTTACATAGCTTGTAATGGCCTTAATGATACAGTTTATACTTCATTATCTTCAATAAGCACGTTTACTCCGTTCTTTGCACTCCTTGTGAATAAAAGTATTCCACTATATATTATAATGTTTATAGCCTTTTGGTTGCCTAACTTTTACAGTAATCCTCCCCTAATAGTAGCATTAACTAGATATTTGTTTGCTTGGTCTTTCGATAGAATAATGCCTTCTTGGTTAGCTGATGTTAATGATAAATTTCACGTACCTTTAAAGGCTACAGCATTAGTTTCAGCCATAGGTTTTGCAGGAGTATTATTATATGCCTTAGTCCCTGGAATTTCAATAGTAGACGTAACGGTGATTTTCGAAATAAGTTATGCAATATTTGCTCTATCTGTAGGATTAATGCCTTATCTAAAGAGAGAAGTATATGAAAATTCTGTTCCAATAAAGAGAAGGATATTAGGAATCCCTATAGTAACTTGGCTAGGGCTACCTACATTTGCCTTCTTAATTTACGCGCTATATATAACTTGGGGAAATCCTGTACTCCTGCCAATAAATATACCAACAATAGCTTCATTGACGGCAATTTATGCTACTGGCCTGGTAATTTATTATGTAGCTACTAGGCTTAATAAAGATAAAGGCATAGACCTAGGTTTAATATTTAGAGAAATTCCTCCAGAGTGA